In Candidatus Acidulodesulfobacterium acidiphilum, the genomic stretch TTAACCTCTTGCTGTCCGGATTTCAGCACATATTCCCTTATTAAAAGAAGAATTGCGCCTATAATCATGATTACCCCCCACAAGATAAAACTCTCTTTTATTCCTGCTATAGCTTCATTGGATAATTTACCTATAACCTTATCTTTATTTAAATAAGATAAGAAAAATGAGGCATATATAGTAAATAATCCGTATAAAGCCAATAATGTTATTCCGCACCAGTTATGATTTTTTCTTTTTTTCATATTGTTAGCCGCAGCCATATAAATTCTCCCTTAAAAGTAAAGATAAATTTAATACTTCATTTTTACCATATCGCCTGTTGAAATTTAAGAGCAAGATACATTCCTAAAACAAGGGTCGGCAAAAATAACATTCCCGCCCATGAAAACATTAAAAATCCAGACCATAAAGTACCTATATTGCATCCTAAAGCTATTCTTGCGCCTACGCCTGTAAAAATACCGCCGATAAAATTTTGAAGAAACATTATTTTTCTTTTCGGCACTCTCCATTTGAATTCACCGCCTAAAATAGCCGTAGTGGTGGCGCCGGCAAATGTGGTTATAACAAGCAATGTCATCGGAATTGCAACCGGCACTATCTGAAACCAGTTTGACGATATTTTGGGCAAAAACGATGCTTTATAATGCCCTACAGCAGTATATAGATTTATGAAAGGTGCTAAAATGTAAGTATCAAAACTGCCGTAAGGAGTTGTTACGCCCATATAAGCAACTTTATGGACGGTAAAATATGACGTTATAAAAACTATAACTGCAACCACGGCAAATAATATCCCGCCCAACCTCGGAGAATAAGCCTCTTTAAATTTCAACATATCCCACGTTATTATCGGCTCCTTATAGTTTACGCCGCGTTCTTTACTGATTTTGCCAAATCTCCTTTTGGTCAAATATAATCCCAAAATGAGAAATGTACCGCCGAAAATTAGAGCCACTACAAACGGTCCCCATACTGCGTTTCCAAACCATTCATGAGGAATATAGTCGGCAAGTCCCGGTTTTAAGCCAAGCCACGGTATAGTGTGTAAAATCCAGTATAGAAAATTAGTCAGCGGGAATATTATGAATGCAAAGAATATTGTTCCTACCAGTATTCCGAATAATTGCATCCAGTTTTGCGTAAATCCCGAGCCTGCCCTGAATATTAATCCGCTCATGCATGCTCCGCATAGTCCTATGCCGAAACCAAACAAAAGCGAGCCGACTAAATCATACCATCCCGAAGGAAATACGCCTTGGACTGCAGATTGTATCGGAACTATTCCTAACGATTCTATAATGCCGAAAGCAAGAATAGAAATTCCAAAAGCCAGCAATATACCTTCTAAGATTTTTGTATCTCTTGCCATAAACATATTATTTGTTGCAAGCACGAAACACATTCTTCCCCTTTCGAGCGCAGCCCCGAAAATTAAGCCTGCGATACCTATTATAGCGTATTCAAGAAAATAAGGATTCATAATTTACATACCCCCCTATAGTTAAATTATAACTAGTTAAATATTGAGCTTATGATGTTTTTTTAATTTTAATGGTAAATTCACCAGGAGCAGTCTTTGTTACGCAGTAAGGATAATTTAACTTATTAAGCATGGACGGGAACGAATTCTCTACCGCCGCCGCATGGTCGGTATAAACCTCCAGCACCTGCCCCACTTTCATTTTGTTGAGCTTTTTATGAGCCATAGCTTCCGGAATAGGACATGTTTCGCCTAAAACGTCTAATGTTTCATCCGGTTTTACGTTTTCTAAACTTTTTTCTTCCGCCATTTAAATCCCTCCTTTTAA encodes the following:
- a CDS encoding YeeE/YedE family protein, with translation MNPYFLEYAIIGIAGLIFGAALERGRMCFVLATNNMFMARDTKILEGILLAFGISILAFGIIESLGIVPIQSAVQGVFPSGWYDLVGSLLFGFGIGLCGACMSGLIFRAGSGFTQNWMQLFGILVGTIFFAFIIFPLTNFLYWILHTIPWLGLKPGLADYIPHEWFGNAVWGPFVVALIFGGTFLILGLYLTKRRFGKISKERGVNYKEPIITWDMLKFKEAYSPRLGGILFAVVAVIVFITSYFTVHKVAYMGVTTPYGSFDTYILAPFINLYTAVGHYKASFLPKISSNWFQIVPVAIPMTLLVITTFAGATTTAILGGEFKWRVPKRKIMFLQNFIGGIFTGVGARIALGCNIGTLWSGFLMFSWAGMLFLPTLVLGMYLALKFQQAIW
- a CDS encoding sulfurtransferase TusA family protein, which produces MAEEKSLENVKPDETLDVLGETCPIPEAMAHKKLNKMKVGQVLEVYTDHAAAVENSFPSMLNKLNYPYCVTKTAPGEFTIKIKKTS